ATATCATGCCATGCACATACCATGAGAGGTATAATGTTATTCATATCCAACCCGTGAGATCATTTCTTTGACCATGTCAAAAACTATGGCAGCCATTTTAGATCTAGCCAAAGAGATTACTACCgtccagatgaaaaaaaaaaaaaaaaagccccttcTGCTGCCATGATATTCTCAACCACACGCCAcaggaaatatttaaacatgGAGAAACAGGTCACAAGAGAGGACGGCTCACAAACATCTAAGGCCTTGAGGCTTGTCTAAATGAATGCTGCTGCCTCATACACTGCACTCTGCAGTCAATGTCAGCGCAGGAAGACATAGGACTCAATTAGTGGATTCTGGGTTACTGAGAGGCACGAATATGCACTACAGGTCAGCGGTGGGTCGAGAGATGGTGTTTTTCTAAGCCGGTGAACTGGCAGACTGTCCGGTTGCCCCACTGTCTGCACAACAAatggttgtgttgctgttgtccaccagggggagcagtgggcagccagGAAGCTCAAATACAAGCCAGGGAAGAAAACACTCCCCACTGAGAAATGCCCTCAACACTCCCGCCTCGACGATGAGCTCTGGATTTGGTTGCCCCACTAGAAATGGAATTTAAGTAAATCCTCATAAAGAAGCATTTTCATTTGTCACGATGTGGAATATTTGTCTGTCCACTATCTCTTTGTCCATCTGCAACAGTAAATACTGGAAAAGACAAGAGTTGCACTTGTAAAATGTTGCACGTGTAAAATTAATTgtgctctcctccctcctcacctgcATGAATGTGTGCAGAGCAGGGGGCACTGAGCAATTACAGACATTTCATTCTGACGAGGGCTATAATGAGGGCTACACGAAGACGCTCAGCTTCGAGGATGTGCAGATTGAGATTTTTGGTAAAATGCAACACTCAGCAGACAGATTTATTCTGCTCCTCATTTCCCTTGCTTTTTGaatctaaatgtctctaaatgaAGATGATGCTTTTTTCCAATGATGAGGCAGAAGCACCTGTGCAGGAAAACGGCGCGCGGTGCAAAAACACATTCGGAATATAATTTATAAGAGAATGAACACAATTTGTAGAATGTCTGAATGCTCAGTCCTACTTTGTTAATAATGAACAAACCTCATTCAAGAGCTAGAAACTCAATTTTCTTGATGATGTCCTGGGGACACACATCCTGGAGCTCGCTCTATTGAGTAGTGAACGGGTGATTAACTGTACTCAGACTCCCTCCATGCAAAAATCACATTTCCTCGTCAAGACCTGTTAACACTGCAATGATAAAAGCCTCATACTGATGAGAAATCTATAGCAAAGCCTGTCCTTTCTATGTTTGTGATGAAGCGGCATCCATATTTTTCCGGATTAAAATTTAGGCTGGCTGCTTAATTTGTCTATGTTCCACAAGGACATTTTGTTGCATCTGTTGTGACCTCAAAAGTTTTTGTCCAAACAAATATTCAACAAAACACGCAGGAAAAAGAAGCACAGAGGATGAATGCCTGCTAGGCTAAGTGCTGTTACCTTTCTGCCCGTATTTCAGTGAGTAAATGACAGAAGATCAACTGAGGTGAGGCCTTTGGTGAACACATGTCCTTCCCTTTGATAATAGCCCATTCTTTGCACCCATTTGCTTCATCTCTCCACTATCATTTTCCTTTAATCGACAGTTTAATGATCATATACAGGtaacatttaaattatatcTGTAACTCGAGCGGTCAGGAAGATTAAGGTTGGAGTGGAGGTGTCGGACGGTGGTGCTAGTACCTTATGAGTGAGCGAATGCTGACGTAGGTGGTGGAGCTGCACAAACTCCAGGCCGCACTGGGAGCAGGTGTAAGGCCTCGGGCTCTGGTGCTTCAGGAGGTGGTTCTGGAGCTGACTGCGGTAGGCAAAGGACTTGTTGCACTCGGTGCACTGAAAGGTGTGGGGGCCCTGGTGGCTGGCCTGGTGGCGTTTAAGGTGGGCGTAGGTGGGGAACTCCATGCCGCACTGCGAGCAGACGTGGCAGCGGCCTCGCTCGTGCTTCACCTCATGCGCCCGCAGTTCACTGGGGTAGGCGAAGCCGCGGCGGCAGAAGCGGCAGCTGTACGGTTTGACGTCGGTGTGTTGGAGCATGTGCCGCTTCAGGTGGCTGGTCTGGGTGAAGCCCTTCTTACAGACCGTGCACTTGTGGGGCCGGGTGCCTTGATGGGTTAGCAGGTGGGTTTGGAGGTGGCTGGGCTGCTTGAAGAGCTTGCCGCAGTGTGGGCAGGCGTGCGGTTTGATGCCGTTGTGGCCCAGGATGTGTGTGACCAGGTTGTACTTGGAGGTGTACGACTTGTCGCACATGCGGCACTTCCAGCGCTTCAGACCATCTCCCACGTCCACGCAGTAGGACTCGTCGATCTGGATGTTGATGTCCAGCCGGTCTACTCTGCGGCCTCCGTGTCGACGAGGGGGCTGGTGCTGGGGAGGCTGCTGGTGCTGCCCTCCAGCGGTTCCATCTGTCCACATCATGCTCTGGCTGCTGTCTTCGTACTCGCCCCCCATTCCCATTTCCGTTGAATCATAGCTGCCCACTTCACTAGTCTGGAAGTAGCTGCTGATGGCTTCCTCCTGCTGCGTGGGTTTCATCATCGCGTTCCCCTGGTGCtctacatcctcctcatcctctcggCCGCTGCGACCGTGGGCCCCCATCGGGCGCTGCCCCGGGAGCCCTCTGTGGCCTTGCTCCGCCGGTCTGTGCGGCACCtggggtggaggaggatggacGTGTGTGTTGGCTTGCTGTTGGTTGGTTGCGTCCCGCTCACATTCTGCACAGTTCTTGTTGGCGCCTCTCAGGGTGGCCGGATCAACTTGGACCAAACCACCCCTGGGAGCCATATTGTTCAGAATGTGGACACAGGAGGACATTCCAGAGTTCACCCCTTCCCCTTTCACGTGGGACGAGGACACGTCGCCGCCGCCTTGGAGGCCGTGGCGATCGGGGCCGACCATTTTCGTGTCCGGGTGCTGGGGTGGCCCCTGCTGCCACCTCCTCTGACTGCAGCTGGGTTGCATTTGACCGTCTTCTCCCAAGTTGTCTCCTAGGTAATCTCCGTTGGCTCCGATAAGCTGGTCCGCGTACTCGTAGTCGACTCCGTCTACTGGGGGCGCAGGGGACTCTTTGGGTTCGCCGGTGTAGAAGCCGTTGGGTGCAATGGTAGCTCCAAACACTTCATTCTGGGAGATGAGACCTAGCACGGCGGCCTGGGCCAAGGACAGCACAACTACTGGAtctgtctgtgtgcctgtgtccaCCAGCCTGGCCATTACCTTGGGCTCACATCTACCCAGGCGCCGGCTCGCCTCCTCCTgcaacagaaagacacacacacgcacagattATAGAGACTATATATTCGACGGGAAGGCAAAGGTGAAGATCTGTTTTTGTTGGGAGCCAGTAACACTCGATCAGTCAATACAGTAAATCCTCCGCAAGCCTGAAACGTTACGATAATAATTTCTACTGAGAATGCACCCTACATCAAAAAGTGGGCCGATAAAAGAGAAGGGGGTGCTGAGGCTCATCATCCGatcaattttctttctttagtcaGCTgtccagagagaaagaaacacagatttCGATTTTTAAGGAGCCATTTATTGTATCACTTGGAAGGACGTGCAAAAACAGACAACTCCCAAGGACACAAACCGATTCCAAAATCAGTCTTTCTGGAACAAGAAGTGATCCCAGATGAAGCCAGTCCAAAGGAAAACCTTCAGATCTGGTGACTGACACACAGGAACTATAAAAGACAGCATCCTAATCCAGCACACTAACCatgtatggtgtgtgtgtgtgtgtgttgtgggggaTTAGATGGCCTACTGATCTGAacgcataaaaacacacacacacacactcaaacacacattcaagTGCAAGAGGGgggcaagagaaagaaaactgagcaagattaagaaatgaaaaaaaaaagaatggaaaaacaggagaggagacaaaaacagaggagggcagagagaacagaggaggagaggagagagcagagcgagggagggagagagaaagagctcaGAGCAGACAAGAGTCtcatggaggggagggggggaagaaaaaagagaaaatgaaaggtaGAGGGAAAGTGAAGGGGAGATAAGGAGGAATGGGTGgacaggagaaggaagaaggctgaaagagagagagggaaggagggaaggagggagggagggagggaggggagggatgaGTGAAAGAGTGAGAGGGTGAGACTGAGGCAGCAGGCGAAAGAgagcaagaggaagaaagaggaagaaagatatgaagagacagagggaaggaggggggaggaagggagaggcaGTCAGCAAccaggagacagaaggagaaaagaaaatgccaaaATGAAAGCCAGacagaataatgaaaaaaaaataatgataataaaaaaaaaacaaataaagtgaagtgaaaccaacaagcaagagaaaaaagagagcgatgaagaagagcagaaaagCTCAAAGAGAGAAGGTGATGTAAACCAGTGTCCATTCTTAATTTGGGAGAAATAACAAACCCACTGCCGGCAACTttacaaacaaagaaaatctagAAAGAACCAAAGCATCTCTGACGGCAGTTTTCTACCCCGTCTACCGGCTGCAGTGGGTTCAATCCCCCACCACCACTTCCAATAAACTACCACTTAACATGCTGTGAGTGAGAGCCAATGAACTCACCACACTCCTCCTGCTGTGAGGTTTCAGGTGCTTTAAGGATCTCATTCTTCAGTGCGAGTGTTGAGTGAGAATAGGCTATGTTCGCCTCCTATTTATACGTGAGGGATGAGGGGAGGCGGGGCCAAcgctgccctcctcctcctcctccttcttcagcaCAGTTTCGGTAGTGACTCTGGTCACACCAGCACAAACAGagagcagacagaaacaaactaaatatgcCTCCGACAAATGAGCATGTGGCCGGtgggtttaaaaacaaacaagcagctcATGTTGATCCTCGATAGTCTGGTGATGAATGGGCTAAGTCACCTCCAAGAcccacacactcgcacacatcatcaacatcaacaaaaataaaaccagtctgAAATCATGGATCCACCGGACTGCCTCTCGCTTCactctccctcctttcttccgtctctgtctgtcatccttcctctttgtttctgcctctccctccctgtctgtctgtctctctctctctctctctctcttcctttatCTGCTGCCGAGTCCTCTTCCTGTGTTTCATCTgtgcatctctttctctctgcaccTTTTCACTCCCCCATTTATCAAGTGAGGTTTATGAGTACGGAAAAGTGTTGGGAGATTGTTTCGTGCACAGACTCGGATGCAAGTGTGTGAcaggggaaagaggaagagatggaagaTGGAAGGTGACTGACAAGGAGATGAGCAAATGgacaaaagagacagacagagagagacagagagagagagagagagagagagagagaaagagagagaggagtgagcGGAAGGAAAGAATACTCATGgaaaagagaggggaggggaggaggaaagacagagagagagagacagagggggatGGGAGCAGAATGCGgtaaaagaataagaagaaatggacgaagagaagaaacagagaaaactaGACTTAAAGGAGAGAATAGAGGAATTATTCAGCCCTTAATGACATGTCAGACAGTCCAATGAATCCATTTTCCCAATACgtcaatcaatcaaacacacacacacacacagtctaatGTGAAGAAGTTTCTCCTTTAATGTCAACGCTCGATTGGTGCACCTCCAGCAAAATTAAGGATCAGATCGACACAGAGACTGGGAGATGGTGCTAATGATCATGGTCAACCATGTCCTACCAACTATGAAACTGACGCAAGCAGCAAAATATGGAGGGCAATGAGAAATTggacaaaataaacatttggaTTAATGCTCTGGTGtgactagggatgggcatcgataggattttattgataccaatgccattatcgattctgctcaTCGATCTGATTCTTAACCGATTATCAAGTCCTTCCTtgaatttttggtctagaaaaagtaggcggttgtgattttgtgtaaacaacagcaattttattgagCTTCTAAGCAAGAAATAAGAGCTTGTgtgagaaaacaaataggaaattggccactggatcctcactagcactgctctgtcTCTGAGACTTAGCGTTAGCTCCACTTGTTGACCAGAGATTGTCGAACACATggctctctctgtatttaatgccgtGCGTCGTCGACAAATGCTTGGAATTACTGTGCTGCATATGCTGCACgttgcgctgttacagtcccttctggagaAGCGAAGCCACACTTTCGACCGTTTTAGTCTCTCCGCCATCGCCTCTTCCTCGTCatcatgtgatgtgaatgacgtgcttcgACTGgcgtaaagattcttcttcttttgttttatggcggttggcaaacaacttttaggtgaaTTACTGCCACCATCTAGACCGGGATGTAAAGATTACAAAAAGTATCGATAAGGAGATTTGATAAGCATGGAGGCTAATGATATCCATGAATTGACCCAGTTGGAATTAGTTCTTTAGAAGAACCGGTTATCGATGCCAATCCTTAGGCGTGACTATACTTGGACGGTCTCCATCACTACTATGTGTGATGTAAGTAGATGCTGATAAATTAGTATTTTCAGAACATATCTGCCAATATTCTTCGTATGTAGTCACATGCTAAAAAAACATCACTGGCTAGCTACATTTCTTGGAAAGCAAGATAAACCCTTGCTTGGTGTCTGGGTCAAGGTTATGTTAAAGTTATATATTGCTGGGAAGTTAATCAACAATGATCCCATCATTTTCAGTATATTTCACAAGCTTGTTAACAACGTGTCGTGAAGACACCACTTGACTCTGTGTCACCATCTGTGAGCTGAGACACATACTCTGCTACATATGCCAAGACTGTTACCAACAATTAAGTTGGAGCGCACCGTCTCTAACTCACCGTCTCTAACGACAGTCCACAACCAGGGATAATGTCATAAAAAGCAATCAAAATCAGTGAATCTACAGCTTGTGTCGGCtccagaataaaacaaacaaaagcctgATTTTAAAGCCAAAAATGAATTAACAGTTTACCTCTGTGGAGACTCTGGTGTGGACTATCATGAGTGTCTGAGCCAGTCTATGTTAAAGTGTGTTCTCTCAACAACataatgtacacacacaacattaacaacacaatATTCATTTCTATAAAGGGACTCTCTTTGCTGACAACAGTCACTCCAGTTGATATTACAACGTAAAGTGCAGCGCTGTGTTTACTATGAGAAACCAGATACTGATTGATGAGCTGGACCAGTTTTACGTGGTAATCTGACCGAGCTGAAGtatatgaaatatgaatttCCAAGCACGGACAATTAGGAATTAAAACTTAACCTGGAGAATGACataaacacattatatatagaACTAAAGTGTTAGTGAACACCCAGAGAAAgtgggtggggcttagctggaaGCAAAACAATTCACAGGAAAACGTTAACTCTGACAATCATTTGACTGTTTTTTGATGCTGGTGAAAGaaacttgagtttttttttatcttaatacTAGCACTGCAAGTGTTACTTGAATAAGTTAAACATTAACCGACGGGaccagattaaataaaaaaataaagatatatcTGCATGTTTGGATagtccttcaaccaatcagagccatttattTATAAGCTAAATCTAATGACCTACATTCAGATAACCTGAATGACCCGTCAATGTTACTTTCTAGGCTAATATTAATTCCTCTGCTatagttcctttttttttttagactgagCAACTCTGTAGGCAACTTTTTATGAAGCAAGTTGAGCATTTGAAGACACAGATGGAGCTTTTATACAGCAATTCTGTTGTGCACGACAGTTTATGAAAGAAATTCTGAAAAACTCATCTGGCTCGTCCTTATGCTCTGAATGTGCCGCCTCCAAGTGGCGTCTTAACTTGTTTGGTTTCAACCTGTCAGAAGCTGATATTTctagacacacaacacactgcgCTCTCTCCTCGTTACCCACTGGCGAAACCGAGGGCGATGTGTGCCTCGTcatatttccttttctttgctttaCAAGTTGTGTTTTGAGCCGATAACAACTCATCATCTGCTGTACGTTTAGATGGAAACCTTTTCACAGACCTTGTTGACCTCATTCCACTCCCTGATTTTGGGACCCACTGAGTTGACTAGTGTCCCAGGTTGATTAAATGATTAGTGATTAGTTTCGCCAGAATATTAAACTACACACAAAATGTCCCCAAAATGTTCACTTATGTCCTTTTATGTCCTTTGTTGAGGTGAACTGCACAAGTGATGTCATGTATGATCACAAATCTAAAGTGAATTCACTTCGTTTGTGGCTGTTGTTGATTGTGGGTGTGGTTGTAAGTCTGTCTCTATGCTATTATTCATATcctattaattttattttttttttcaatatgctgctgcttttatttctaattaattaAGTCATAACtgatgtttatattttatctttgcACAATGctttaaaatacaattaaaatacaatttatatatatagtggTTAGTCTGTGTCCTTAAACCAGACAAGTCTGACAGAGATGAATTCACTGAATACAGTCTGCAAGTGAAATGAAGTTTCATCTTTAAATGATCAATCAAAATACCATTACTTGAATATGCAAAATGTTTCGATCGTCTTTAAACTGAtgttatattttacatttatatttttacattaacaaGAAACTAAGCAGATGATTTCCCAGTGAAGATGGACACTAAGAAGAGTTGTGCCTTTTATCTCAACTAATCTGCTCAGGTCGGCAGCATGAAAGCCAAGTAGCCACATAAACTTTACAGTGCATATATACAATACAAGAAACCTTCCAAACAAATATAGACCTGTGACTCTGAAACTAATGCGATGCACACACGTGAGTCAGTGCAAACCTCTTTTCTAGCAGTCaagaagaaatgttttctgttccGTGGCCATCACTGTAAAACTGATAAAATCACAAGGCAGCATAAAGTGAAGTGGTGACCAGAACTGGTGTAAACTCCTAGTTTGATCGGGATATATGCAGATAAGAGAGGTGGGGCCGAGTCGACATGTCCTGGACAgagctgtctgtctgtgacaTGCACAGTCcatcaaagagagaaaacagaggttAGTGACATTCCTGGTAGGAACGTGGTTAAATATGTTCAGATTTTAAGTTAGATCGTTTTTTTAAGCATAAAAGCATATCACCATAATGGCAGCTGGGTAAATTTATCAATAATggatcaataaatcaatcaatcagctGGTTACCAGAGGACCAAGTATCTCATTCTGTGCCttcataaataaattcaaatttgcTGGTAGActaatgagattaaaaaaaaaatacaaatccaaCTTTATTATTCATAGTgttctttggttgttttttgattcattatttttctaatttccaCTTATTAAAATTAAGAATCTTGAGCTCAGGCTTtcacaacatgtattttatttctttaaattatgCTCGGAGCAAATAATGTTAACACGGAAACATGACAAACCTGATTATTTTGGGAAacctttcatttaaaataagattagattaaatcaAACCGGATATTGCTATTTTCGGCTAAGCCAGCAAGATGCAAAGGACTCATTGCTGAAGCAGAGATAAACTAGAAGTGGTATCATTTCTGTTGGATTCAATAACAAACTGAattcagagaaacaaagagaaagatttGTGGTTCTGAGTCAATCTGCTAACATATGATAGACTTGTACGCTTCACACTGATCTCTGTGAGGAAGATGTTTATGGAGACAAAGAAGTTTCAGAGTCAGACCCAGGAGTCAGACTAATATAGATGGTGACACTCTGCAGACGTAGAAAATAGACACAATTATAAACAATGCTGAGCCCAAGCAGCAACACTTGCACTTTACATGCAGTAAAACCTCAGTGAACTAACAATGGTTGCAGCTTCCAGCTGTGCAGATGGAGCAGCTCGGCTCATGAGGTCGTCCTGTCTGTAATCCTGACAGGTGAGGCCTGGTTCATCTAGTTTACATTCCCCTGAGGCTGACGACGCtcatttgtggttgttttgtagCCTGGGAAGTAAGCCACTTGTTGAATGTAAGCAAGCAGG
The sequence above is drawn from the Mugil cephalus isolate CIBA_MC_2020 chromosome 3, CIBA_Mcephalus_1.1, whole genome shotgun sequence genome and encodes:
- the znf710b gene encoding zinc finger protein 710 isoform X2, with translation MSREEASRRLGRCEPKVMARLVDTGTQTDPVVVLSLAQAAVLGLISQNEVFGATIAPNGFYTGEPKESPAPPVDGVDYEYADQLIGANGDYLGDNLGEDGQMQPSCSQRRWQQGPPQHPDTKMVGPDRHGLQGGGDVSSSHVKGEGVNSGMSSCVHILNNMAPRGGLVQVDPATLRGANKNCAECERDATNQQQANTHVHPPPPQVPHRPAEQGHRGLPGQRPMGAHGRSGREDEEDVEHQGNAMMKPTQQEEAISSYFQTSEVGSYDSTEMGMGGEYEDSSQSMMWTDGTAGGQHQQPPQHQPPRRHGGRRVDRLDINIQIDESYCVDVGDGLKRWKCRMCDKSYTSKYNLVTHILGHNGIKPHACPHCGKLFKQPSHLQTHLLTHQGTRPHKCTVCKKGFTQTSHLKRHMLQHTDVKPYSCRFCRRGFAYPSELRAHEVKHERGRCHVCSQCGMEFPTYAHLKRHQASHQGPHTFQCTECNKSFAYRSQLQNHLLKHQSPRPYTCSQCGLEFVQLHHLRQHSLTHKGMKGHKCDVCSREFTLSANLKRHMLIHNSVRPFQCHVCFKSFIQKQTLKTHMIVHLPVKPFKCKVCGKSFNRMYNLLGHMHLHAGSKPFKCPYCTSKFNLKGNLSRHMKVKHGMDVSPEGQEVLPEMESQGEYEGQNFSFTSPDSMDNGGSQNLTKLTTANMDDMEEYYNFGKDTSSYATP
- the znf710b gene encoding zinc finger protein 710 isoform X1; the encoded protein is MRSLKHLKPHSRRSVEEASRRLGRCEPKVMARLVDTGTQTDPVVVLSLAQAAVLGLISQNEVFGATIAPNGFYTGEPKESPAPPVDGVDYEYADQLIGANGDYLGDNLGEDGQMQPSCSQRRWQQGPPQHPDTKMVGPDRHGLQGGGDVSSSHVKGEGVNSGMSSCVHILNNMAPRGGLVQVDPATLRGANKNCAECERDATNQQQANTHVHPPPPQVPHRPAEQGHRGLPGQRPMGAHGRSGREDEEDVEHQGNAMMKPTQQEEAISSYFQTSEVGSYDSTEMGMGGEYEDSSQSMMWTDGTAGGQHQQPPQHQPPRRHGGRRVDRLDINIQIDESYCVDVGDGLKRWKCRMCDKSYTSKYNLVTHILGHNGIKPHACPHCGKLFKQPSHLQTHLLTHQGTRPHKCTVCKKGFTQTSHLKRHMLQHTDVKPYSCRFCRRGFAYPSELRAHEVKHERGRCHVCSQCGMEFPTYAHLKRHQASHQGPHTFQCTECNKSFAYRSQLQNHLLKHQSPRPYTCSQCGLEFVQLHHLRQHSLTHKGMKGHKCDVCSREFTLSANLKRHMLIHNSVRPFQCHVCFKSFIQKQTLKTHMIVHLPVKPFKCKVCGKSFNRMYNLLGHMHLHAGSKPFKCPYCTSKFNLKGNLSRHMKVKHGMDVSPEGQEVLPEMESQGEYEGQNFSFTSPDSMDNGGSQNLTKLTTANMDDMEEYYNFGKDTSSYATP
- the znf710b gene encoding zinc finger protein 710 isoform X3, with product MARLVDTGTQTDPVVVLSLAQAAVLGLISQNEVFGATIAPNGFYTGEPKESPAPPVDGVDYEYADQLIGANGDYLGDNLGEDGQMQPSCSQRRWQQGPPQHPDTKMVGPDRHGLQGGGDVSSSHVKGEGVNSGMSSCVHILNNMAPRGGLVQVDPATLRGANKNCAECERDATNQQQANTHVHPPPPQVPHRPAEQGHRGLPGQRPMGAHGRSGREDEEDVEHQGNAMMKPTQQEEAISSYFQTSEVGSYDSTEMGMGGEYEDSSQSMMWTDGTAGGQHQQPPQHQPPRRHGGRRVDRLDINIQIDESYCVDVGDGLKRWKCRMCDKSYTSKYNLVTHILGHNGIKPHACPHCGKLFKQPSHLQTHLLTHQGTRPHKCTVCKKGFTQTSHLKRHMLQHTDVKPYSCRFCRRGFAYPSELRAHEVKHERGRCHVCSQCGMEFPTYAHLKRHQASHQGPHTFQCTECNKSFAYRSQLQNHLLKHQSPRPYTCSQCGLEFVQLHHLRQHSLTHKGMKGHKCDVCSREFTLSANLKRHMLIHNSVRPFQCHVCFKSFIQKQTLKTHMIVHLPVKPFKCKVCGKSFNRMYNLLGHMHLHAGSKPFKCPYCTSKFNLKGNLSRHMKVKHGMDVSPEGQEVLPEMESQGEYEGQNFSFTSPDSMDNGGSQNLTKLTTANMDDMEEYYNFGKDTSSYATP